From the genome of Spinacia oleracea cultivar Varoflay chromosome 2, BTI_SOV_V1, whole genome shotgun sequence, one region includes:
- the LOC110795023 gene encoding uncharacterized protein isoform X3 — protein MFSRKSILQNLNIYFISHQRQYLQENPNSIQQFPHYWLITVCKCKKLTKKMRENRSIPHRMRVRSDNTIRYNAKRMHWCRTKLREISEEEGRIWWWEELINGGSTIRDKYGEEED, from the exons ATGTTTTCTCGCAAATCAATTCTTCAAAACCTAAATATTTACTTTATCTCTCATCAAAGACAATATTTACAGGAAAACCCCAATTCCATTCAACAATTTCCACATTATTGGTTGATCACAGTTTGCAAATGCAag AAGCTCACGAAGAAGATGAGGGAGAATCGCTCCATCCCACACCGGATGCGTGTGCGTAGCGACAACACTATCAG gtaCAATGCGAAGCGCATGCATTGGTGTCGTACCAAACTCAG GGAAATTtctgaagaagaaggaagaataTGGTGGTGGGAAGAACTTATTAATGGAGGTAGTACAATTAGAGATAAATATGGAGAAGAAGAAGATTAG
- the LOC110795022 gene encoding 14-3-3-like protein — MVEFMEKVVTAASEGEELTVEEQNLLSVVYKNVIRARRSIKQKEESRGNEDHISVVRDYRSRIENELSDICDGILKLLNTKLVPAASFGDSKVL; from the coding sequence ATGGTTGAGTTCATGGAGAAGGTGGTTACCGCGGCGTCGGAAGGGGAGGAGCTCACGGTGGAGGAGCAAAACCTCCTCTCCGTCGTCTACAAAAATGTCATCAGGGCTCGTCGTTCGATCAAGCAGAAGGAGGAGAGTCGCGGCAACGAAGACCACATCTCTGTCGTTCGCGACTACAGATCTCGCATCGAGAATGAGCTCTCTGACATTTGCGATGGAATCTTGAAGCTTCTAAATACTAAGCTTGTTCCTGCTGCAAGTTTCGGTGATTCCAAGGTGTTGTAG
- the LOC110795008 gene encoding protein NRT1/ PTR FAMILY 6.2, protein MEGKMSWAVADALDYKGSPADRSKTGGWVPAALILGIEMCERLSTMGIAVNLVTYLVGTMHLPSSTSANVVTDFMGTSFLLCLLGGFLADSFLGRFKTVAIFAVVQTLGTAMLAISTKIPELRPPSCDPNTNEPCQKATDFQMGVLYLALYLIALGTGGLKSSVSGLGSDQFDEKDDKEKAQMTAFFSRFFFFISLGTLMAVTVLVWIQDEVGRSWAYGICSVSMGIAIIILLSGMKRYRYKKSMGSPIVHIFQVISAAAKKSKMQLPYDVNYLYEDSPEGHRVPHTEQFGCLDKAAIVGEGDFENVPGGSAPNPWKLCSVTKVEEVKMMARLLPVWATTIIFWTTYAQMITFSVEQAFTMERSLGSFQIPAGSLTVFFVAAILISLGVYDRVIVPLWKKFKGKPGFSSLQRIAIGLVLSTLGMAAAAWVEKKRLSVAIAVGRDELSLPISVYLLIPQFFLVGAGEAFIYTGQLDFFITQAPKSMKTMSTGLFLTTLSLGFFLSSFLVSVIKNVTTNSKSEGWLADDINYGRLDYFYWLLTVLSFINFVAFMICAIWFKPPTKKSNSIRVSNANGSYGGAEERC, encoded by the exons ATG GAGGGAAAGATGAGTTGGGCTGTTGCTGATGCCCTTGATTATAAGGGTTCCCCTGCAGACCGGTCGAAAACTGGTGGTTGGGTGCCTGCTGCCCTTATTTTAG GAATCGAGATGTGTGAAAGGCTATCGACAATGGGGATAGCCGTGAACCTTGTGACGTACCTAGTAGGAACTATGCACCTACCTAGTTCAACCTCAGCAAATGTTGTCACTGATTTCATGGGAACTTCCTTCCTCCTCTGCCTTCTCGGAGGCTTTTTGGCTGATTCCTTCCTAGGAAGATTCAAAACTGTCGCAATTTTCGCTGTTGTACAAACTTTG GGGACAGCAATGCTAGCAATCTCAACAAAAATCCCCGAGCTTCGACCACCATCTTGTGACCCAAACACGAACGAGCCTTGCCAAAAGGCAACAGACTTTCAAATGGGAGTCTTATACTTAGCCTTATACTTGATCGCCCTAGGGACAGGTGGTCTAAAATCAAGTGTATCAGGACTTGGTAGTGATCAATTCGACGAGAAAGATGACAAGGAGAAGGCTCAAATGACAGCCTTCTTTAGTAGGTTCTTCTTCTTCATTAGCTTAGGGACTCTAATGGCAGTGACCGTGCTCGTATGGATACAAGACGAGGTGGGAAGAAGTTGGGCATATGGGATTTGCTCTGTTTCAATGGGAATTGCTATAATCATACTTTTGAGTGGCATGAAAAGATATAGGTACAAGAAGAGTATGGGAAGTCCTATTGTTCATATCTTCCAAGTTATATCGGCTGCTGCAAAGAAATCTAAGATGCAATTGCCTTATGATGTTAATTACTTGTATGAGGATTCTCCTGAAGGACATAGGGTTCCTCACACTGAGCAATTTGG GTGCTTGGACAAGGCAGCCATAGTAGGTGAGGGTGACTTCGAGAACGTTCCCGGTGGCTCAGCCCCGAACCCATGGAAGCTATGCTCGGTGACTAAAGTCGAGGAAGTGAAGATGATGGCGAGATTGCTACCTGTGTGGGCAACAACCATAATATTCTGGACAACATATGCACAAATGATCACATTTTCTGTAGAACAAGCTTTCACCATGGAGAGATCCCTTGGGAGTTTCCAAATCCCTGCTGGATCACTCACCGTGTTCTTCGTGGCCGCGATTCTCATCAGTTTAGGCGTCTACGACCGCGTAATTGTGCCCCTTTGGAAGAAATTCAAGGGCAAGCCAG GTTTCAGCAGCTTGCAAAGAATAGCAATAGGGCTAGTCCTCTCCACACTAGGGATGGCAGCCGCGGCATGGGTGGAGAAGAAGAGACTTTCAGTAGCAATCGCAGTAGGAAGAGACGAACTATCACTTCCCATAAGTGTATACTTGTTAATCCCACAATTCTTCCTAGTTGGTGCAGGAGAAGCCTTCATCTATACCGGACAACTCGATTTCTTCATAACTCAAGCACCCAAAAGCATGAAAACAATGAGCACTGGACTCTTCCTTACAACACTTTCTCTAGGATTCTTCCTCAGCAGTTTCCTTGTGTCTGTTATTAAGAATGTCACCACGAACAGCAAGAGTGAAGGGTGGCTTGCCGATGATATCAACTATGGAAGGCTTGATTACTTCTACTGGTTGTTGACTGTCTTAAGTTTTATCAACTTTGTTGCGTTTATGATTTGTGCTATTTGGTTTAAGCCGCCCACCAAGAAGAGTAACTCTATTAGGGTTTCTAATGCTAATGGTTCATATGGTGGTGCTGAGGAGAGATGCTAA
- the LOC110795023 gene encoding uncharacterized protein isoform X1 codes for MTYIRQMEKLKQITHQFRQQMTQHMQQIRQYIQQIRQQTRRLDGISTNQTTNLYDKQIKCRSTDFTKLLTSQKLTKKMRENRSIPHRMRVRSDNTIRYNAKRMHWCRTKLREISEEEGRIWWWEELINGGSTIRDKYGEEED; via the exons ATGACTTATATAAGACAGATGGAGAAGTTGAAACAGATCACACATCAATTTAGACAACAAATGACACAACATATGCAGCAAATCAGACAGTACATACAGCAGATTAGACAACAAACGAGAAGATTAGACGGTATATCAACAAATCAGACAACAAACTTGTATGATAAGCAGATCAAATGCAGATCAACAGACTTCACGAAACTGTTAACGAGTCAG AAGCTCACGAAGAAGATGAGGGAGAATCGCTCCATCCCACACCGGATGCGTGTGCGTAGCGACAACACTATCAG gtaCAATGCGAAGCGCATGCATTGGTGTCGTACCAAACTCAG GGAAATTtctgaagaagaaggaagaataTGGTGGTGGGAAGAACTTATTAATGGAGGTAGTACAATTAGAGATAAATATGGAGAAGAAGAAGATTAG
- the LOC110795023 gene encoding uncharacterized protein isoform X2: protein MEKLKQITHQFRQQMTQHMQQIRQYIQQIRQQTRRLDGISTNQTTNLYDKQIKCRSTDFTKLLTSQKLTKKMRENRSIPHRMRVRSDNTIRYNAKRMHWCRTKLREISEEEGRIWWWEELINGGSTIRDKYGEEED from the exons ATGGAGAAGTTGAAACAGATCACACATCAATTTAGACAACAAATGACACAACATATGCAGCAAATCAGACAGTACATACAGCAGATTAGACAACAAACGAGAAGATTAGACGGTATATCAACAAATCAGACAACAAACTTGTATGATAAGCAGATCAAATGCAGATCAACAGACTTCACGAAACTGTTAACGAGTCAG AAGCTCACGAAGAAGATGAGGGAGAATCGCTCCATCCCACACCGGATGCGTGTGCGTAGCGACAACACTATCAG gtaCAATGCGAAGCGCATGCATTGGTGTCGTACCAAACTCAG GGAAATTtctgaagaagaaggaagaataTGGTGGTGGGAAGAACTTATTAATGGAGGTAGTACAATTAGAGATAAATATGGAGAAGAAGAAGATTAG